The following are encoded together in the Streptomyces rapamycinicus NRRL 5491 genome:
- a CDS encoding ABC transporter permease, which produces MNFVKRAGMSLGARKSKSAALLAIFVVICTLLLGGFLLQAAAARQEAGAQRTIGVDVTVRKKGLTAVLADRLGASDLVYRYNPELPVRAGARGFTPLTSDAPKPGDAGAGAGAGPGAGAGKKEQGPLAVNGVRDSGMLLPFSYGSTKITAGRGITPEDAGRNAAVIEQRLADRNHLKVGDTIHVRSVDDKETVPLQVVGVFQNPTQDPARWTAPHKLPGNALYVPMGTAQRLGPGNVAVSEAVYKIGSPEQAERLHTEAERLLGGDGFDFRVNDRAYKDQVRPIQRVGAFAGLIVWVIALAGTLILGLIVALQIRERRAELGVLLAMGEKRWKLIGQHAVEVAAVALPAIALAALAGSLAGQPAGDTLLGRQDGKPAAAAAAAGVPDAEIAPPTVRVEPATVGKVAGIGLGISLVATVIPGIGILRLHPRSILTDTE; this is translated from the coding sequence ATGAACTTCGTCAAGCGCGCCGGGATGAGCCTGGGGGCCAGAAAGTCCAAGAGCGCCGCGTTGCTGGCGATCTTCGTCGTCATCTGCACCCTGCTTCTCGGCGGCTTTCTGCTGCAGGCCGCCGCGGCCCGCCAGGAAGCCGGCGCGCAGCGCACCATCGGCGTCGACGTCACCGTCAGGAAGAAGGGCCTTACCGCGGTCCTCGCGGACCGGCTCGGTGCCTCGGATCTGGTGTACCGCTACAACCCGGAGCTTCCGGTGCGGGCCGGGGCGCGTGGCTTCACGCCGCTGACGTCGGACGCGCCGAAGCCGGGCGATGCGGGTGCGGGTGCGGGTGCCGGTCCAGGTGCCGGTGCCGGGAAGAAGGAGCAGGGCCCGCTGGCCGTGAACGGCGTCCGTGACTCGGGCATGCTGCTGCCCTTCTCGTACGGCTCGACGAAGATCACGGCAGGGCGCGGCATCACCCCCGAGGACGCGGGCCGCAACGCCGCGGTGATCGAGCAGCGGCTGGCCGACAGGAATCACCTCAAGGTGGGCGACACGATCCATGTGCGGTCGGTGGACGACAAGGAAACCGTTCCGCTGCAGGTGGTCGGCGTCTTCCAGAACCCCACGCAGGATCCGGCGCGCTGGACGGCACCGCACAAACTGCCCGGCAACGCGCTGTACGTGCCGATGGGCACGGCGCAGCGGCTCGGTCCCGGCAACGTGGCGGTCAGCGAGGCGGTGTACAAGATCGGCTCGCCGGAGCAGGCCGAGCGGCTGCACACCGAGGCCGAGCGTCTCCTGGGCGGGGACGGCTTCGACTTCCGCGTCAACGACAGGGCGTACAAGGACCAGGTCCGCCCGATCCAGCGGGTCGGCGCGTTCGCGGGACTGATCGTCTGGGTGATCGCGCTGGCCGGGACGCTGATCCTCGGCTTGATCGTGGCGCTGCAGATCCGCGAGCGGCGCGCCGAGCTCGGGGTGCTCCTCGCGATGGGCGAGAAGAGGTGGAAGCTCATCGGCCAGCACGCCGTGGAGGTGGCGGCCGTGGCCCTGCCCGCCATCGCGCTCGCCGCGCTGGCCGGTTCACTCGCCGGACAGCCCGCGGGTGACACCCTCCTCGGGCGGCAGGACGGCAAGCCGGCCGCGGCGGCCGCGGCGGCCGGTGTGCCCGATGCCGAGATCGCGCCGCCGACCGTACGAGTCGAGCCCGCCACCGTCGGCAAGGTCGCCGGCATCGGGCTCGGCATCTCCCTGGTCGCCACCGTCATCCCGGGCATCGGGATCCTGCGCCTGCATCCCCGCTCCATCCTCACCGACACCGAATAG
- a CDS encoding ABC transporter permease: MNFVKRAGLSLWSRKGRTLITLATFLVISVMVLAGVLINDATAQAEQDARRSVGAEVNLEADLGQLGGGSELRAPRIDAATVDKVGALPQVRKYTYSIWDRVLLKGGPQLADGGPKEPMGPGGTVGMGVLDTSLLPDFRSGKFTLLSGEHLTAADKGKKRLLIEERLAKENKLGVGDTITLTGNDEKTTADFTVAGVYRDPSPATEPDSEYGISPANMLYGTVGGLSALSSERNGPLQAGKATFLLQDADTQGAFKDEAKKVAGPALDGFKLDANDKAIRQMTGPLKSISTTATLAMWLMGLAGAAVLTLLVNLAVKQRHKEYGVLLAMGEKKRKLIAQQALEILVVAALAIGLSSLFAPRLTQSAGQALLGREATSAQHKIDSWQGPPSGSTGLGEGIDPNDKPVEDADPIDKITVRLDPADLATLGAIGLGIGLLATAVPAGAVLRLSPRTILTKGK, encoded by the coding sequence ATGAACTTCGTCAAACGCGCGGGACTCAGCCTGTGGTCCCGCAAGGGCCGCACCCTGATCACCCTCGCCACCTTCCTCGTCATCTCCGTGATGGTGCTGGCCGGTGTCCTGATCAACGACGCCACGGCCCAGGCCGAGCAAGACGCCAGGCGTTCCGTCGGCGCCGAGGTCAACCTCGAGGCGGATTTGGGCCAGTTGGGCGGCGGGAGCGAGCTGAGGGCTCCGCGCATCGACGCCGCGACCGTCGACAAGGTCGGGGCTCTGCCCCAGGTGCGGAAGTACACCTACTCGATCTGGGACCGCGTCCTCCTCAAGGGCGGCCCCCAACTGGCCGACGGTGGGCCGAAGGAGCCCATGGGCCCCGGCGGCACCGTGGGCATGGGCGTGCTCGACACCTCGCTGCTGCCCGACTTCCGCAGCGGCAAGTTCACGCTGCTGTCCGGTGAGCACCTCACCGCCGCCGACAAGGGCAAGAAGCGACTCCTGATCGAGGAACGGCTCGCCAAGGAGAACAAGCTCGGTGTCGGCGACACGATCACCCTGACCGGCAACGACGAGAAGACCACGGCCGACTTCACCGTGGCCGGCGTCTACCGCGACCCGAGCCCTGCCACCGAACCGGACAGCGAGTACGGCATCAGTCCGGCCAACATGCTGTACGGCACGGTGGGCGGCCTCTCCGCGCTCAGCTCCGAGCGGAACGGGCCGCTCCAGGCAGGTAAGGCGACCTTCCTCCTCCAGGACGCCGACACGCAGGGTGCGTTCAAGGACGAGGCCAAAAAGGTCGCGGGCCCGGCGCTCGACGGTTTCAAGCTGGACGCCAACGACAAGGCCATCCGGCAGATGACCGGCCCGCTCAAGTCCATCAGCACTACCGCCACCCTGGCCATGTGGCTGATGGGGCTCGCCGGTGCGGCCGTCCTGACGCTGCTGGTCAACCTCGCCGTCAAGCAGCGCCACAAGGAGTACGGCGTCCTGCTGGCCATGGGCGAGAAGAAACGCAAGCTCATCGCCCAACAGGCCCTGGAGATCCTCGTCGTCGCCGCCCTCGCCATCGGCCTGAGCTCCCTGTTCGCCCCGCGGCTGACCCAGAGCGCCGGGCAGGCCCTGCTCGGCAGGGAAGCCACCAGCGCCCAGCACAAGATCGACTCCTGGCAGGGCCCGCCGTCCGGCAGTACCGGCCTCGGCGAGGGCATCGACCCGAACGACAAGCCCGTCGAGGACGCCGACCCCATCGACAAGATCACCGTACGACTCGATCCGGCGGACCTCGCCACCCTCGGCGCCATCGGCCTCGGCATCGGCCTGCTCGCCACCGCCGTCCCGGCCGGTGCCGTGCTGCGGCTGAGCCCCCGCACCATCCTCACGAAGGGCAAGTGA
- a CDS encoding MFS transporter — translation MAPRPSVRSVADVVALIDGLGKITGRAQIIWFLVFGGLFLDAYSNAALSAGLGPMTTQMELTSTQVSILTATAPALAILFNPLGGWLATRIGRVPPLLIAKLFAIAGALLAAFAGDFTVVWLGRVLVGVAYGMDFAVAMALLAEYTPAKLGGRLNLWQAVWYIATTSNLVLALVFFNLDVGADIWRWSVGSAAVVAVALLLGQWLMLKESPTWLAGKGRLGEAITNLDKIYGIKAVAGTPDEMTRTPAEAPVIGLRQAGRLFRGEYLPRTILSSVISLGQSMQYFAVGWYLPLISLTIFGESFEKATIGSMVFNAFGIAGGLLSAYFGRRLGLRRSSAAGFAGVFVTLVAMGLTFGKVPLAVAFLLPVLFILCHSAGPGANGKSIAALSYSSDVRALGTGVTGMIGSFGSVTGLYVFPQIKDSLGLADTFLALSAVPLLGLITCLTIKWEPMKAASLDEATGQDRDATATLSATAR, via the coding sequence ATGGCACCACGTCCGAGCGTCAGAAGCGTCGCCGACGTCGTTGCGCTCATCGATGGGCTGGGAAAGATCACCGGCCGGGCGCAGATCATCTGGTTCCTCGTGTTCGGCGGGCTGTTCCTCGACGCCTACTCGAACGCCGCGCTGAGCGCCGGACTTGGGCCCATGACGACCCAGATGGAGCTCACCAGCACCCAGGTCTCGATCCTCACGGCCACCGCTCCGGCCCTGGCGATCCTCTTCAACCCCCTCGGCGGCTGGCTCGCCACCCGCATCGGCCGGGTCCCCCCGCTGCTCATCGCCAAGCTGTTCGCGATCGCGGGTGCCCTGCTCGCCGCCTTCGCAGGTGACTTCACCGTCGTCTGGCTCGGCCGGGTGCTGGTGGGTGTCGCCTACGGGATGGACTTCGCGGTCGCCATGGCGCTGCTCGCCGAGTACACCCCCGCGAAGCTGGGCGGTCGGCTCAACCTGTGGCAAGCCGTCTGGTACATCGCCACCACCAGCAACCTCGTCCTCGCCCTGGTCTTCTTCAACCTGGACGTCGGCGCGGACATCTGGCGCTGGTCGGTCGGCTCGGCCGCGGTCGTCGCCGTCGCGCTCCTCCTGGGCCAGTGGCTGATGCTCAAGGAGAGCCCCACCTGGCTGGCCGGCAAGGGCCGCCTGGGCGAGGCGATCACCAACCTGGACAAGATCTACGGGATCAAGGCCGTCGCCGGTACGCCCGACGAGATGACCCGCACCCCGGCTGAGGCGCCGGTCATCGGGCTCCGGCAGGCCGGACGGCTGTTCAGGGGCGAGTACCTGCCGCGTACGATCCTCTCCTCGGTGATCTCGCTCGGCCAGTCGATGCAGTACTTCGCCGTCGGCTGGTACCTCCCGCTGATCAGCCTGACGATCTTCGGCGAGAGCTTCGAGAAGGCCACCATCGGCTCGATGGTCTTCAACGCCTTCGGCATCGCGGGCGGGCTGCTGTCCGCGTACTTCGGCCGCCGCCTCGGACTGCGGCGCAGCTCCGCCGCCGGGTTCGCCGGAGTCTTCGTCACGCTGGTGGCGATGGGGCTGACCTTCGGGAAGGTCCCGCTGGCGGTGGCGTTCCTGCTGCCGGTCCTGTTCATCCTCTGCCACTCCGCGGGCCCCGGGGCCAACGGCAAGTCCATCGCCGCGCTCTCCTACAGCAGCGATGTCCGCGCGCTCGGCACCGGTGTCACCGGAATGATCGGCAGCTTCGGCAGCGTCACCGGCCTGTATGTCTTTCCCCAGATCAAGGACTCACTCGGACTCGCCGACACCTTCCTGGCGCTCTCCGCCGTACCCCTGCTCGGCCTGATCACCTGCCTGACGATCAAGTGGGAACCGATGAAGGCCGCCTCCCTCGACGAGGCCACCGGACAGGACCGCGACGCCACCGCGACGCTCTCCGCGACCGCGCGCTGA
- a CDS encoding TetR/AcrR family transcriptional regulator — protein MTAQQKKGRPATGGAALRQRVTEAITEAAFAELADAGYARMSMESVARRAGVGKAALYRRWPSKQAMVTELIRGKVTDTLPPTPATGALRTDLRELLTTFRGQLANPLLARIAAGLLAEASHDDALAEGLYTGVTAPRRAAAHAILRGAIDRGELPPGLDLDLGTDLLIAPLAFRVLVIQGRSDDEYLETLTNAIEAALRAAVR, from the coding sequence ATGACAGCGCAGCAGAAGAAGGGCCGGCCGGCGACCGGCGGGGCGGCCCTGCGACAGCGGGTAACCGAGGCGATCACCGAGGCGGCCTTCGCCGAACTCGCCGACGCCGGGTACGCGCGGATGTCGATGGAGTCGGTGGCCCGGCGGGCCGGCGTGGGCAAGGCCGCGCTCTACCGGCGCTGGCCCTCGAAGCAGGCGATGGTCACCGAACTGATCCGCGGCAAGGTCACCGACACGCTCCCGCCCACGCCCGCCACCGGCGCCCTGCGCACCGACCTGCGCGAACTGCTCACCACCTTCCGCGGTCAACTGGCCAATCCGCTGCTTGCCCGGATCGCGGCCGGGCTGCTCGCCGAGGCCAGTCACGACGACGCTCTGGCGGAGGGGCTCTACACCGGAGTGACCGCACCGCGGCGGGCGGCGGCGCACGCGATACTGCGGGGCGCGATCGACCGCGGCGAACTCCCTCCCGGGCTGGATCTGGACCTCGGCACCGACCTGCTGATCGCCCCGCTCGCATTCCGCGTACTGGTCATACAGGGCCGAAGCGACGATGAGTATCTGGAGACGCTGACCAACGCGATCGAGGCGGCGTTGCGAGCGGCCGTCCGCTGA
- a CDS encoding response regulator transcription factor: protein MRVLVAEDHRVLARTIATGLRRQAMAVDVAAAGDEAERMCLLTAYDVLILDRDLPVLSGDEVCRRLRELQDPPRILMLTAAGELTDKIYGLTTLGADDYLAKPFDFSELVARVRTLSRRAPKQPPTVLRFASITLDETRREVSVDGRPLELTPKELAVLHLLLVAGGAPVSHDELVRTVWDEHLDPRTSAVRATVSRLRGKLGDPGLILADKGEGYRLCD from the coding sequence ATGAGAGTTCTGGTAGCCGAGGACCACCGTGTTCTCGCCCGCACCATCGCCACCGGCCTGCGCCGCCAGGCGATGGCCGTCGACGTGGCGGCCGCCGGCGACGAGGCCGAGCGGATGTGCCTGCTCACCGCCTACGACGTGCTGATCCTCGACCGGGATCTGCCGGTCCTGAGCGGCGACGAGGTGTGCCGACGGCTGCGCGAACTCCAGGACCCTCCACGGATCCTGATGCTGACCGCGGCCGGCGAGCTGACGGACAAGATCTACGGCCTCACGACACTCGGCGCCGACGACTACCTGGCGAAACCCTTCGATTTCAGCGAACTGGTCGCCCGGGTACGGACGTTGAGCCGTCGCGCACCGAAGCAGCCCCCTACCGTGCTGCGCTTCGCGAGCATCACCCTGGACGAGACGCGGCGCGAGGTGTCCGTGGACGGCCGCCCGCTGGAGCTGACCCCGAAGGAGCTCGCGGTCCTGCACCTGCTGCTTGTGGCCGGGGGCGCGCCGGTGTCGCACGACGAACTCGTCCGCACCGTCTGGGACGAGCACCTCGACCCGCGCACCAGCGCGGTCCGCGCCACCGTCAGCCGGCTGCGCGGCAAACTCGGCGACCCCGGCCTCATTCTCGCCGACAAGGGGGAGGGTTACCGGCTGTGCGACTGA
- a CDS encoding SDR family NAD(P)-dependent oxidoreductase, producing MATTLEHRFAGQVALVTGGGSGIGAAVAHLLAAEGCAAVHVGDLNAEGVRTVASVIKGVAHVVDVTDPRAVDAVVSSVLESEGRIDVVIHTAGVDDPDAKARILEAQESGEPVDVLTRLDDAAWRRVMAVNLDGTFHVLRAAVRAMRPRGRGAIVTVGSSAAFDTLTGYPHYAASKAGVHALSQAVAKEAIAFGIRVNTVAPGPVDTPMAARTPDAVRQKMAESGASGYATPEELADNICYLASPAASNVVGAVLLSNGGRFTV from the coding sequence ATGGCAACGACCCTTGAGCACCGCTTCGCGGGACAGGTCGCCCTCGTTACCGGGGGCGGGTCAGGAATCGGGGCCGCGGTGGCGCACCTGCTCGCTGCCGAAGGATGTGCGGCTGTGCACGTGGGCGACCTCAACGCGGAGGGTGTTCGCACCGTCGCGTCCGTCATCAAAGGGGTTGCGCACGTTGTCGATGTGACCGATCCGCGGGCCGTTGATGCCGTAGTGTCGTCCGTCCTCGAATCCGAAGGCCGTATCGACGTGGTCATCCACACGGCCGGGGTGGACGATCCCGACGCCAAGGCGCGAATCCTCGAGGCTCAGGAGTCGGGCGAGCCGGTGGATGTGCTGACTCGACTCGATGACGCCGCCTGGCGCCGGGTGATGGCCGTGAACCTCGACGGTACTTTCCACGTTCTGCGAGCCGCGGTGCGAGCCATGCGCCCACGCGGCAGGGGCGCCATCGTGACTGTTGGCTCGTCCGCGGCGTTCGACACGCTCACGGGATATCCGCACTACGCCGCTTCCAAAGCCGGTGTGCACGCGCTGTCCCAGGCCGTGGCAAAAGAGGCCATCGCTTTCGGTATCCGCGTCAACACCGTCGCTCCGGGGCCAGTGGACACACCGATGGCGGCGCGTACCCCGGACGCCGTCCGCCAGAAGATGGCCGAGTCGGGCGCGTCGGGATACGCGACGCCGGAGGAGCTCGCCGACAACATCTGCTATCTGGCGTCGCCTGCCGCGTCCAATGTGGTTGGTGCGGTGCTGCTGAGCAACGGAGGCCGGTTCACGGTCTGA
- a CDS encoding alpha/beta hydrolase family protein, translated as MKFLYDDESFSFEALRAAGYAAYGGADLGEVLVTCRQIPEGDEEAWSAQWAATAARIERIGRDALAAGHRVSAREALLRASNYYRTADFYRRENPAADAESARLAKASQQTFADAAPLLDTPARALRIPYEDTTLPGYLFLVDDSGTPRPTVLFHGGYDSTLEEDYLALAAGALRRGYNVIAFDGPGQGSTVREQGLHFRPDWEAVVTPVVDFALTLPEVDAEQLVLMGMSLGGYLAARAAAFEHRVAACVLYDGVYDFHAVIAATAGRAASTPGGMEALMAQNTMVRWVVRNGRWTFGVSGVDELVRAAEPYTMAGIADRITCPTLVLEAENDQFFKGQPQRLFDELTCQKELISFREDEGAGEHCHEGAMFLFHQRTFDWLDTVLAG; from the coding sequence ATGAAATTCCTCTACGACGACGAGTCCTTCTCCTTCGAGGCACTGCGCGCCGCGGGCTACGCGGCCTATGGCGGCGCCGACCTCGGCGAGGTCCTGGTCACCTGCCGGCAGATCCCAGAGGGAGACGAGGAAGCCTGGTCGGCCCAGTGGGCCGCGACGGCGGCGCGCATCGAGCGCATCGGCCGGGACGCGCTGGCCGCCGGTCACCGGGTCAGCGCCCGGGAGGCGCTGCTGCGCGCGTCCAACTACTACCGGACCGCCGACTTCTACCGCCGCGAGAATCCCGCAGCCGACGCCGAGTCGGCGCGGCTCGCCAAGGCCTCCCAGCAGACGTTCGCCGACGCGGCCCCGCTGCTCGACACTCCGGCCCGCGCCCTGCGCATCCCGTACGAGGACACCACGCTTCCCGGCTACCTGTTCCTCGTCGACGATTCGGGCACCCCGCGCCCGACCGTGCTCTTCCACGGCGGGTACGACTCCACCCTCGAGGAGGACTACCTGGCGCTGGCCGCCGGCGCGCTGCGGCGCGGCTACAACGTCATCGCGTTCGACGGCCCCGGCCAGGGCAGCACCGTCCGCGAGCAGGGCCTGCACTTCCGGCCGGACTGGGAGGCGGTGGTCACCCCGGTCGTCGACTTCGCGCTCACCCTGCCCGAGGTGGACGCCGAGCAGCTCGTGCTGATGGGCATGAGCCTGGGCGGCTACCTCGCCGCGAGGGCGGCGGCCTTCGAGCACCGCGTAGCCGCGTGCGTGCTGTACGACGGCGTCTACGACTTCCACGCGGTCATCGCCGCGACCGCCGGCCGTGCCGCTTCGACGCCGGGCGGCATGGAGGCGTTGATGGCGCAGAACACCATGGTGCGGTGGGTGGTGCGCAACGGCCGGTGGACCTTCGGTGTATCCGGTGTCGACGAGCTGGTCAGGGCGGCCGAGCCGTACACCATGGCGGGTATCGCCGACCGCATCACCTGTCCGACACTCGTGCTCGAAGCCGAGAACGACCAGTTCTTCAAGGGGCAGCCGCAGCGGCTGTTCGACGAGCTGACCTGCCAGAAGGAGCTGATCTCCTTCCGCGAGGACGAAGGCGCGGGCGAGCACTGCCACGAGGGTGCGATGTTCCTGTTCCACCAGCGCACCTTCGACTGGCTCGACACCGTGCTCGCCGGCTGA
- a CDS encoding ABC transporter ATP-binding protein, with protein sequence MTSATAAPPVLRLAGVSHTYSGQRRRTAVLKDIDYAFERGTFYTILGPSGSGKTTLLSLASGLDTPTKGTITFEGQDLTELGLGRYRNQHAATIFQQYNLLTYLTALQNVTCAMEITGTKPTTGSRKARALHLLEKIGLDKAMATRNVLQLSGGQQQRVAIARALACDVDILFADEPTGNLDEDTAAGIIGTFRELAHEQDKCVVVVSHSQQLAAQSDRVLTLRKGKLTEQVNAR encoded by the coding sequence ATGACCAGCGCCACCGCCGCCCCGCCCGTTCTGCGTCTCGCGGGCGTCAGCCACACCTACTCGGGCCAGCGCCGCAGGACCGCGGTCCTCAAGGACATCGACTACGCCTTCGAACGCGGCACCTTTTACACCATCCTGGGCCCTTCCGGCAGCGGCAAGACCACCCTGCTCTCCCTCGCCAGCGGTCTCGACACCCCCACCAAGGGCACCATCACCTTCGAGGGCCAGGACCTCACCGAACTGGGCCTCGGCCGGTACCGCAACCAGCACGCCGCCACGATCTTCCAGCAGTACAACCTCCTCACCTACCTGACCGCCCTCCAGAACGTCACCTGCGCCATGGAGATCACCGGCACCAAACCCACGACCGGCAGTCGCAAGGCCCGGGCTCTGCACCTGCTGGAGAAGATCGGCCTCGACAAGGCGATGGCCACCCGCAACGTCCTCCAGCTCTCCGGAGGCCAGCAGCAGCGCGTCGCCATCGCCCGCGCCCTCGCCTGCGACGTCGACATCCTCTTCGCCGACGAACCCACCGGAAACCTCGACGAGGACACCGCCGCGGGCATCATCGGCACCTTCCGCGAACTCGCTCACGAGCAGGACAAATGCGTGGTCGTCGTGTCCCACTCCCAGCAACTGGCCGCCCAGTCCGACCGTGTCCTCACCCTGCGCAAGGGAAAACTCACAGAACAGGTCAACGCCCGATGA
- a CDS encoding sensor histidine kinase, with translation MRLNPWALLSRLPFRARLTAAFSALFLIAGIALLAFVVLLARHGTEQQAQGISVTYGDVPSGSGAPMGPVRPTRPNLTQRAPGDVAMFQKIDQTVRAVQDTALRQMVLWSAVGLLAMALLAGVLGWWLAGRALRPVASMTETARRISEQSLHQRLALTGPDDELHRLADTFDTMLDRLEKSFESQRRFVANASHELKTPLTVQRTSLQVGLADPLPEGLADVREDLLTANHEAEQLINGLLLLARSDRGLEKTQTMDVAAIVRLVSTGLTPLATKNGVRIDLDADTPLAVPGDPVLLRHLLTNLVRNAIQYNHPGGHVRIRLDTPTVTVTNTGPHVSPEQIPDLFEPFHRLDGDRTATTGHGLGLSIAHSIANAHHATLTAQPGTEGGLTLTLRFPCRR, from the coding sequence GTGCGACTGAACCCATGGGCGCTGCTGAGCCGACTGCCCTTCCGCGCCCGCCTGACCGCGGCCTTCTCCGCCCTCTTTCTGATCGCCGGCATCGCACTGCTCGCCTTCGTGGTGCTACTCGCCCGCCACGGAACGGAGCAGCAGGCCCAGGGGATATCGGTCACGTACGGGGATGTGCCGAGCGGCAGTGGGGCGCCCATGGGGCCCGTGCGCCCCACCCGGCCGAATCTCACACAGCGGGCCCCGGGCGACGTCGCCATGTTCCAGAAGATCGACCAGACCGTGCGAGCCGTCCAGGACACCGCGCTGCGCCAGATGGTGCTCTGGTCCGCCGTCGGCCTCCTCGCCATGGCGCTCCTTGCCGGAGTGCTCGGCTGGTGGCTCGCCGGCCGAGCCCTGCGACCCGTCGCCTCCATGACCGAAACCGCGCGCCGCATCAGCGAACAGAGCCTCCACCAGCGTCTCGCGCTCACCGGCCCCGACGACGAACTCCACCGCCTCGCCGACACCTTCGACACCATGCTCGACAGGCTCGAGAAGTCCTTCGAGAGCCAGCGCCGCTTCGTCGCCAACGCCTCCCACGAACTCAAGACCCCTCTCACGGTCCAGCGCACCAGCCTCCAGGTCGGCCTCGCCGACCCCCTCCCCGAGGGACTCGCAGACGTCCGCGAGGACCTGCTCACCGCCAACCACGAGGCCGAACAGCTGATCAACGGCCTGCTGCTGCTGGCGCGCAGCGACCGCGGCCTGGAGAAGACCCAGACCATGGACGTCGCGGCCATCGTCCGGCTCGTGTCCACCGGCCTCACCCCACTGGCAACGAAGAACGGCGTGCGCATCGACCTCGACGCCGATACCCCGCTGGCCGTTCCCGGTGACCCGGTCCTGCTGCGCCACCTGCTCACGAACCTGGTCCGCAATGCCATCCAGTACAACCACCCCGGTGGCCACGTCCGCATACGGCTCGATACCCCCACCGTGACGGTGACCAATACGGGCCCCCACGTGTCCCCGGAACAGATCCCCGACCTGTTCGAGCCCTTCCACCGCCTGGACGGGGACCGTACCGCCACCACCGGCCACGGTCTGGGACTGTCCATCGCCCACTCGATCGCCAACGCCCACCACGCCACGCTGACGGCACAACCCGGCACCGAAGGCGGACTCACCCTCACCCTGCGCTTCCCTTGCCGCCGTTGA